One Vespa velutina chromosome 9, iVesVel2.1, whole genome shotgun sequence DNA segment encodes these proteins:
- the LOC124951877 gene encoding ras-related protein Rab-21 isoform X2, with the protein MASSISTTANGYNFKVVLLGEGCVGKTSVALRYVEDKFNDKHVTTVQASFLNKKLNINGKRVNLAIWDTAGQEKFHALGPIYYRMSNGAILVYDITDEDTFQKVKNWVKELKKMLGSEISLAIAGNKVDLEKERNVSIEEAEEYAQQVGAMHFHTSAKLNQNIEQMFLDLTRKMIQHADEVEQKSCLQRTSSTRRNVVVVEDESEQSRPAKSSCCGSSSQNS; encoded by the exons ATGGCTAGTTCAATTAGTACTACTGCAAATGGATATAATTTCAAAGTGGTATTACTTGGTGAAGGATGTGTGGGCAAAACTTCAGTAGCATTACGATACGtcgaagataaatttaatgacAAACATGTTACTACAGTACAA gcatcttttttaaataagaagttaaatataaatggtAAAAGAGTAAATTTAGCAATATGGGATACTGCAGGACAGGAAAAGTTTCATGCATTAGGACcaatttattatagaatgtCTAATGGTGCCATTTTAGTTTACGATATTACAGATGAAGATACTTTTCAAAAG gtTAAAAATTGGGTAAAAGaacttaaaaaaatgttaggCAGTGAAATTTCTTTAGCAATTGCTGGCAATAAAGTAGATcttgaaaaagaacgaaatgttTCAATAGAAGAAGCAGAGGA aTATGCCCAGCAAGTTGGTGCTATGCATTTTCATACATCTGCTAAACtaaatcaaaatattgaaCAGATGTTCTTAGACTTAACACGTAAAATGATACAACATGCTGATGAAGTAGAACAAAAGTCTTGTTTGCAAAGGACTAGCAGTACACGTCGTAATGTTGTGGTAGTTGAAGATGAATCTGAACAAAGTCGACCAGCAAAAAGTTCTTGTTGTGGCAGTTCTTCCCAAAATTCGTAA
- the LOC124951876 gene encoding rho GTPase-activating protein 1 isoform X2 produces MEANYQATPSPARTLTGMNNETEDPYPSLSDYHDYEPNLEFDDTELQASSNNAVQLLEAKLDLINSGAVVTGIDYLESPVSDGTIEENFEEALVDAPVIESADDLAALEGELADEEDYLDISRHGIVEVVGDDSAGRKIIVVSACKLPPIGKEAFNHAKLLRYLMHTLDKFVEQDYSLVYFHYGLTSKNKPPLSWLWQAYKAFDRKYKKNLKALYLVHPTNFIRIVWQIFKPAISAKFGRKMMYVNYLEELAQYINLDQLIIPSQVLQHNEQLISKNKKSLPTSPPQSTVATPVGTTQFGASLSFIKENNNGDPIPPIVKQCIEFLNCPDALETEGIFRRSANVGIIRKLQHDCNQGLQADFKGDPHIAAVLLKTFLHELDEPLMTYELYDEITQFQTLSKDERPRRVKILVLEKLPEDNYHLLKYIVQFLSKVIDRSDLNKMTSSNLAVVFGPNLVRAPPSRGMSLSAIGPINQFIDFLFTFQDKIFII; encoded by the exons ATGGAAGCAAACTATCAAGCGACGCCAAGTCCAGCACGAACTTTGACAG GAATGAACAATGAGACTGAAGATCCGTATCCAAGTTTATCCGATTATCATGATTATGAACCAAATTTGGAGTTTGATGATACAGAACTACAGGCATCTTCAAATAATG CTGTACAGCTTTTAGAAGCAAAGCTAGATTTGATTAACAGTGGTGCAGTAGTGACAGGCATAGATTATTTGGAGAGTCCAGTAAGCGATGGAAcgattgaagaaaattttgaagaaGCTCTAGTAGATGCTCCAGTTATAGAATCTG CTGATGACCTAGCAGCACTAGAAGGAGAACTAGCCGATGAAGAAGATTACCTTGATATATCGAGGCATGGTATTGTAGAAGTTGTAGGAGATGACAGTGCTGGTCGtaaaataatagtagtatCAGCCTGTAAATTGCCTCCTATTGGAAAAGAAGCTTTTAATCATGCCAAACTCCTCAG gtaTTTGATGCATACATTAGACAAATTTGTAGAACAGGATTATAGTCTTGTTTATTTCCATTATGGCCTAACTTCAAAAAATAAGCCACCACTCTCTTGGTTATGGCAGGCATATAAAGCCTTTGATAGgaagtataaaaagaatctCAAAGCACTTTACTTAGTCCATCCAAccaattttattagaattgtCTGGCAGATCTTTAAACCAGCTATTAG TGCAAAGTTTGGTCGTAAAATGAtgtatgttaattatttagaaGAACTAGCACAATACATTAATCTCGATCAACTCATTATACCTTCACAAGTACTACA GCACAATGAACAACTTataagcaaaaataaaaaaagtttaccAACTAGTCCACCTCAAAGTACAGTAGCTACACCAGTTGGTACAACACAATTTGGTGCAAGTTTaagttttattaaagaaaataataatggtgaTCCAATACCACCTATAGTAAAACAATGTATTGAGTTTCTAAATTGTCCAGATG cTCTAGAAACAGAGGGAATATTCAGAAGATCTGCTAATGTaggaataattagaaaattacaaCATGACTGTAATCAAGGTTTGCAAGCAGACTTTAAAGGAGATCCTCATATAGCAGCAGTTCTTCTAAAAACATTTCTTCATGAATTAGATGAACCCCTTATGACATATGAATTATATGATGAAATAACACAATTTCAAA CATTATCAAAAGATGAAAGACCACGTAGAGTAAAAATATTAGTCCTCGAAAAACTTCCTGAAGACAATTatcatcttttaaaatatatagtacaatttttatcaaag GTAATAGACAGAagtgatttaaataaaatgacatCAAGTAATCTAGCAGTGGTATTTGGTCCAAATCTCGTTAGAGCACCTCCGTCACGTGGAATGTCTCTTTCTGCGATAGGACCTATTAATCAGTTTATAGACTTTCTATTTACATTTCAAGATAAGATATTCATCATTTAA
- the LOC124951876 gene encoding rho GTPase-activating protein 1 isoform X1, translating to MSLEGQTKMEANYQATPSPARTLTGMNNETEDPYPSLSDYHDYEPNLEFDDTELQASSNNAVQLLEAKLDLINSGAVVTGIDYLESPVSDGTIEENFEEALVDAPVIESADDLAALEGELADEEDYLDISRHGIVEVVGDDSAGRKIIVVSACKLPPIGKEAFNHAKLLRYLMHTLDKFVEQDYSLVYFHYGLTSKNKPPLSWLWQAYKAFDRKYKKNLKALYLVHPTNFIRIVWQIFKPAISAKFGRKMMYVNYLEELAQYINLDQLIIPSQVLQHNEQLISKNKKSLPTSPPQSTVATPVGTTQFGASLSFIKENNNGDPIPPIVKQCIEFLNCPDALETEGIFRRSANVGIIRKLQHDCNQGLQADFKGDPHIAAVLLKTFLHELDEPLMTYELYDEITQFQTLSKDERPRRVKILVLEKLPEDNYHLLKYIVQFLSKVIDRSDLNKMTSSNLAVVFGPNLVRAPPSRGMSLSAIGPINQFIDFLFTFQDKIFII from the exons ATGTCGTTGGAAGGACAAA CAAAAATGGAAGCAAACTATCAAGCGACGCCAAGTCCAGCACGAACTTTGACAG GAATGAACAATGAGACTGAAGATCCGTATCCAAGTTTATCCGATTATCATGATTATGAACCAAATTTGGAGTTTGATGATACAGAACTACAGGCATCTTCAAATAATG CTGTACAGCTTTTAGAAGCAAAGCTAGATTTGATTAACAGTGGTGCAGTAGTGACAGGCATAGATTATTTGGAGAGTCCAGTAAGCGATGGAAcgattgaagaaaattttgaagaaGCTCTAGTAGATGCTCCAGTTATAGAATCTG CTGATGACCTAGCAGCACTAGAAGGAGAACTAGCCGATGAAGAAGATTACCTTGATATATCGAGGCATGGTATTGTAGAAGTTGTAGGAGATGACAGTGCTGGTCGtaaaataatagtagtatCAGCCTGTAAATTGCCTCCTATTGGAAAAGAAGCTTTTAATCATGCCAAACTCCTCAG gtaTTTGATGCATACATTAGACAAATTTGTAGAACAGGATTATAGTCTTGTTTATTTCCATTATGGCCTAACTTCAAAAAATAAGCCACCACTCTCTTGGTTATGGCAGGCATATAAAGCCTTTGATAGgaagtataaaaagaatctCAAAGCACTTTACTTAGTCCATCCAAccaattttattagaattgtCTGGCAGATCTTTAAACCAGCTATTAG TGCAAAGTTTGGTCGTAAAATGAtgtatgttaattatttagaaGAACTAGCACAATACATTAATCTCGATCAACTCATTATACCTTCACAAGTACTACA GCACAATGAACAACTTataagcaaaaataaaaaaagtttaccAACTAGTCCACCTCAAAGTACAGTAGCTACACCAGTTGGTACAACACAATTTGGTGCAAGTTTaagttttattaaagaaaataataatggtgaTCCAATACCACCTATAGTAAAACAATGTATTGAGTTTCTAAATTGTCCAGATG cTCTAGAAACAGAGGGAATATTCAGAAGATCTGCTAATGTaggaataattagaaaattacaaCATGACTGTAATCAAGGTTTGCAAGCAGACTTTAAAGGAGATCCTCATATAGCAGCAGTTCTTCTAAAAACATTTCTTCATGAATTAGATGAACCCCTTATGACATATGAATTATATGATGAAATAACACAATTTCAAA CATTATCAAAAGATGAAAGACCACGTAGAGTAAAAATATTAGTCCTCGAAAAACTTCCTGAAGACAATTatcatcttttaaaatatatagtacaatttttatcaaag GTAATAGACAGAagtgatttaaataaaatgacatCAAGTAATCTAGCAGTGGTATTTGGTCCAAATCTCGTTAGAGCACCTCCGTCACGTGGAATGTCTCTTTCTGCGATAGGACCTATTAATCAGTTTATAGACTTTCTATTTACATTTCAAGATAAGATATTCATCATTTAA
- the LOC124951877 gene encoding ras-related protein Rab-21 isoform X1 has protein sequence MRHISDFKCVSISTTANGYNFKVVLLGEGCVGKTSVALRYVEDKFNDKHVTTVQASFLNKKLNINGKRVNLAIWDTAGQEKFHALGPIYYRMSNGAILVYDITDEDTFQKVKNWVKELKKMLGSEISLAIAGNKVDLEKERNVSIEEAEEYAQQVGAMHFHTSAKLNQNIEQMFLDLTRKMIQHADEVEQKSCLQRTSSTRRNVVVVEDESEQSRPAKSSCCGSSSQNS, from the exons ATGCGACATATATCAGATTTCAAATGTGT TTCAATTAGTACTACTGCAAATGGATATAATTTCAAAGTGGTATTACTTGGTGAAGGATGTGTGGGCAAAACTTCAGTAGCATTACGATACGtcgaagataaatttaatgacAAACATGTTACTACAGTACAA gcatcttttttaaataagaagttaaatataaatggtAAAAGAGTAAATTTAGCAATATGGGATACTGCAGGACAGGAAAAGTTTCATGCATTAGGACcaatttattatagaatgtCTAATGGTGCCATTTTAGTTTACGATATTACAGATGAAGATACTTTTCAAAAG gtTAAAAATTGGGTAAAAGaacttaaaaaaatgttaggCAGTGAAATTTCTTTAGCAATTGCTGGCAATAAAGTAGATcttgaaaaagaacgaaatgttTCAATAGAAGAAGCAGAGGA aTATGCCCAGCAAGTTGGTGCTATGCATTTTCATACATCTGCTAAACtaaatcaaaatattgaaCAGATGTTCTTAGACTTAACACGTAAAATGATACAACATGCTGATGAAGTAGAACAAAAGTCTTGTTTGCAAAGGACTAGCAGTACACGTCGTAATGTTGTGGTAGTTGAAGATGAATCTGAACAAAGTCGACCAGCAAAAAGTTCTTGTTGTGGCAGTTCTTCCCAAAATTCGTAA